In Fimbriimonadales bacterium, a genomic segment contains:
- a CDS encoding DUF1328 domain-containing protein, with the protein MLHYALVFLVVALVAAFLGFWGLAGLAAEIAKILFFVFLIFAVLSFIFGRRLPA; encoded by the coding sequence ATGTTACACTATGCGCTCGTTTTTCTTGTCGTTGCGCTTGTCGCCGCCTTTTTGGGTTTCTGGGGTCTCGCAGGGTTGGCTGCAGAAATCGCAAAAATATTGTTTTTCGTTTTCTTGATCTTCGCCGTTCTTTCGTTCATCTTCGGTCGAAGACTA